A single region of the Flavobacteriales bacterium genome encodes:
- a CDS encoding pyruvate dehydrogenase complex E1 component subunit beta: MREIQFREALREALSEEMRRDERVFLMGEEVAEYNGAYKVSQGMLEEFGEKRVIDTPIAELGFAGIAVGAAMNGLRPVVEFMTFNFSLVAIDQVINSAAKMNSMSGGQFTCPMVFRGPTGSAGQLGAQHSQNFENWYANTPGLKVVVPSNPYDAKGLLKSAIRDNDPVIFMESEQMYGLKWQVPEEEYLLPLGKAHVVKEGSDVTIVSFGKMMRVLEDANTALTEQGINAEIIDLRTVRPLDIETIINSVKKTNRLVVVEEAWPLASISSEIAYAIQKYAFDYLDAPVSRVTSRDVPLPYAPTLVESYLPNVKRVVEAVNSVIYR, encoded by the coding sequence ATGAGAGAAATTCAATTCAGAGAAGCCCTGCGAGAAGCATTGTCAGAAGAAATGCGAAGAGATGAGCGTGTCTTTTTGATGGGCGAAGAAGTGGCAGAATACAACGGAGCCTACAAAGTGAGTCAAGGTATGTTGGAAGAGTTTGGCGAAAAAAGGGTGATTGATACACCAATTGCTGAACTTGGTTTTGCGGGAATTGCGGTAGGGGCGGCAATGAATGGACTTCGACCGGTGGTGGAATTTATGACATTCAATTTTTCATTGGTTGCCATTGACCAAGTTATTAATTCGGCAGCAAAAATGAACTCAATGAGCGGTGGCCAGTTTACCTGCCCCATGGTTTTTAGAGGGCCAACGGGTAGTGCTGGACAATTGGGAGCACAACATTCTCAAAATTTTGAAAATTGGTATGCCAATACCCCGGGTTTGAAAGTGGTTGTTCCGTCAAACCCGTATGATGCTAAAGGTTTGCTAAAATCAGCCATTAGAGATAACGACCCTGTTATTTTTATGGAAAGCGAGCAAATGTATGGTTTGAAATGGCAAGTGCCGGAAGAAGAATATCTTTTGCCTTTGGGCAAAGCTCATGTTGTGAAAGAAGGCAGCGATGTTACCATTGTTTCTTTTGGAAAAATGATGCGGGTGTTGGAAGATGCCAATACCGCATTGACTGAACAAGGCATCAACGCCGAAATCATTGATTTAAGAACTGTTCGCCCATTGGATATTGAAACCATCATAAACAGTGTAAAGAAAACAAACCGTTTGGTGGTAGTAGAAGAGGCGTGGCCTTTGGCAAGTATTTCGTCAGAAATTGCCTATGCCATCCAGAAGTATGCATTCGATTATTTGGATGCCCCGGTAAGTCGCGTTACGAGCCGCGATGTGCCATTGCCTTACGCCCCAACTTTGGTAGAATCCTATTTGCCCAATGTAAAACGCGTTGTAGAGGCCGTAAATAGCGTTATTTATCGCTAA
- a CDS encoding vitamin B12-dependent ribonucleotide reductase produces MSLKKVSKKDKGLKFERYFTKEGIQAADLFEYDIRTSVIQNPSGDTVFRMDNVEVPKSWSQVATDILAQKYFRKAGVPQADGSLGSENSIKQVAHRLADCWKTWGEQYDYFNSKKDAEVFYDELVYSITAQHAAPNSPQWFNTGLHNTYGITGKPQGHFYCDPESGKLKKSTSAYERPQPHACFILSVSDDLVNDGGIMDLWVREARIFKYGSGVGTNFSAIRGSGEKLSGGGTSSGLMSFLKIGDRAAGAIKSGGTTRRAAKMVTLDLDHPEIMEFINWKKDEEKKVAALIDAGYSSHYEGEAYQTVSGQNSNNSVRIPNKFFHALQNGEDWDLIARSTGEVMRSIPAEKIWDDISFAAWACADPGVQFDSTINEWHTCPQGGQINASNPCSEYMFLDNTACNLASLNLRHFFNADTHTFDVAGIEYASRLWTVVLEISVLMAQFPSKEVAELSYAYRTLGLGYANLGSVLMLSGIPYDSPKATAICGAITSIMTGTAYATSAEMAKYLGAFKEYDKNKEDMLRVMRNHRYAAYNASDYEGLSIKPVGIDPKYCPEYLLTSACNMWDKAVMEGEKYGYRNAQTTVIAPTGTIGLVMDCDTTGIEPDFALVKFKKLSGGGYFKIVNQSVPGALKTLGYDAEQIVDIVNYAKGHATLVNAPEINHTTLAAKGFNAADLAAIESGLASAFEINFVFNQWTLGEEAMTRLGFQKEVYEKEGFSLLRALGFNNNQIAAANDYVCGTMTVEGAPHLKAEHLPVFDCANRCGNIGERYIHAHGHIRMMAAAQPFISGAISKTINLPNEASQDDIKSCYQLSWELGLKANALYRDGCKLSQPLSNKSDSKTEEVSADEKIIEVLGEKAELSLEDITPDMVLEAARKIIDESHDTIFQMQLSNIVERKKLPNKRGGFTQKAKVGGQTLFIRTGEYSDGRLGEIFVDMHKEGATFRSLMNCFSIAVSIGLQYGVPLREFVDKFTFTKFEPAGYVEGHDNIKNATSIIDFIFRLLGFEYLHRNDLVQVPPTNISVSDHTKAQSSPTNHKVKTVMVEEVAASKSIEMNHEHGSVGGGNATDIHLKSMQSDAPACNECGHLTVRSGTCYKCLNCGNSLGCS; encoded by the coding sequence ATGAGCCTTAAAAAAGTAAGCAAAAAGGACAAAGGATTAAAATTTGAACGCTATTTCACTAAAGAGGGTATCCAAGCAGCGGATTTATTTGAATACGATATTAGAACATCAGTAATTCAAAATCCAAGTGGCGACACTGTTTTTAGAATGGATAACGTGGAAGTTCCGAAATCTTGGTCTCAAGTGGCCACTGATATTTTGGCTCAAAAATATTTTAGAAAGGCCGGTGTGCCTCAGGCCGATGGAAGTTTGGGGTCTGAAAACTCTATCAAACAGGTGGCTCATAGGTTGGCCGATTGTTGGAAAACGTGGGGAGAACAATACGATTATTTCAACTCAAAAAAAGATGCAGAAGTGTTTTATGATGAGTTGGTTTACAGCATCACGGCTCAGCATGCTGCACCCAATTCTCCACAATGGTTCAACACCGGATTGCACAATACGTATGGCATTACCGGAAAACCTCAAGGGCATTTCTATTGCGACCCGGAAAGCGGAAAGTTAAAAAAATCAACCTCGGCTTACGAAAGACCTCAACCACACGCTTGTTTTATTTTGTCCGTTAGCGATGATTTGGTTAATGATGGCGGCATCATGGATTTGTGGGTTAGAGAAGCACGTATATTCAAATATGGTTCGGGGGTAGGTACCAATTTTTCTGCCATTCGGGGTTCCGGCGAAAAACTAAGCGGAGGCGGAACATCAAGCGGTTTAATGTCGTTCTTGAAAATTGGAGATAGAGCAGCCGGAGCTATAAAATCTGGAGGAACAACCAGAAGAGCGGCCAAAATGGTAACACTCGATTTGGATCATCCAGAGATTATGGAATTCATCAACTGGAAAAAGGATGAAGAAAAGAAAGTTGCTGCTTTAATTGATGCAGGATATTCTTCGCACTATGAGGGCGAGGCTTACCAAACCGTTTCTGGTCAAAACTCTAATAATTCTGTTCGAATTCCGAATAAGTTTTTTCATGCTTTGCAAAATGGCGAAGATTGGGATTTGATAGCCAGAAGCACCGGTGAAGTTATGAGAAGCATTCCTGCCGAAAAAATTTGGGATGATATTTCATTTGCTGCTTGGGCTTGTGCCGATCCGGGAGTTCAGTTTGACTCAACTATAAACGAGTGGCACACATGCCCTCAAGGTGGTCAGATAAATGCTTCAAACCCATGCTCGGAATATATGTTTTTGGATAACACCGCCTGTAATTTGGCATCGTTAAACCTAAGACATTTTTTTAATGCCGATACACATACGTTTGATGTTGCGGGCATTGAATATGCCTCACGACTTTGGACGGTTGTGCTTGAAATTTCGGTATTGATGGCTCAATTTCCATCAAAAGAAGTTGCCGAATTGTCGTATGCCTATAGAACCTTGGGTCTTGGATATGCCAATCTTGGCTCTGTTTTAATGCTTTCAGGTATTCCTTACGATAGTCCGAAGGCTACCGCCATTTGTGGAGCCATTACCTCAATAATGACCGGAACAGCTTATGCAACATCGGCAGAAATGGCAAAATATTTGGGTGCTTTTAAAGAATACGATAAAAATAAAGAAGATATGTTGCGTGTAATGAGAAATCATAGATACGCAGCCTACAATGCCAGCGATTATGAAGGATTGAGTATTAAACCTGTGGGTATTGACCCCAAATATTGTCCAGAATATTTATTGACATCTGCCTGCAATATGTGGGATAAAGCAGTGATGGAAGGAGAGAAATACGGCTATAGAAATGCTCAAACCACTGTAATTGCTCCAACAGGAACCATTGGTTTGGTTATGGATTGCGACACAACCGGTATTGAACCCGATTTTGCTTTGGTTAAATTTAAAAAACTTAGTGGCGGCGGATACTTTAAAATAGTGAACCAATCTGTGCCAGGAGCATTGAAAACGTTGGGGTATGATGCAGAACAAATAGTTGATATCGTTAATTATGCAAAGGGACATGCCACCTTGGTAAACGCCCCCGAGATTAATCATACAACACTTGCCGCAAAAGGATTTAACGCCGCAGATTTAGCAGCTATAGAATCAGGTTTGGCAAGTGCTTTCGAAATCAATTTTGTTTTCAATCAATGGACTCTTGGAGAAGAAGCCATGACAAGATTGGGTTTCCAAAAAGAGGTATATGAAAAAGAAGGCTTCAGCCTTTTGAGGGCGTTAGGATTCAACAACAATCAAATTGCCGCTGCAAATGATTATGTATGTGGAACAATGACCGTTGAAGGAGCTCCACATCTTAAAGCCGAACACCTACCCGTGTTTGATTGTGCAAACCGATGTGGAAACATTGGCGAAAGATATATTCATGCACACGGCCACATTAGAATGATGGCCGCTGCCCAACCATTTATTTCTGGAGCAATTTCAAAAACAATTAATTTGCCGAACGAGGCTTCTCAAGATGATATCAAATCTTGCTATCAACTAAGCTGGGAACTTGGGTTGAAAGCAAATGCACTTTATAGAGATGGTTGTAAATTGTCTCAACCTTTGAGCAACAAATCGGATAGCAAAACCGAAGAAGTTTCTGCCGATGAAAAAATTATAGAAGTATTGGGAGAGAAAGCAGAGCTTTCTTTGGAAGACATAACGCCCGATATGGTATTGGAGGCCGCAAGAAAAATAATTGATGAAAGCCACGATACTATTTTCCAAATGCAGCTTTCTAACATTGTAGAGCGAAAAAAACTTCCAAACAAACGGGGTGGATTTACACAAAAAGCCAAAGTTGGTGGCCAAACATTGTTCATCAGAACAGGCGAATATAGCGATGGTAGATTAGGCGAAATATTTGTGGATATGCACAAAGAGGGAGCAACCTTCCGTTCGTTGATGAACTGTTTCTCTATTGCAGTTTCTATTGGTTTGCAATATGGTGTGCCATTGCGTGAGTTTGTAGATAAATTTACTTTTACAAAATTTGAACCTGCGGGCTATGTAGAGGGTCATGACAACATTAAAAATGCCACATCAATCATAGATTTTATTTTCAGATTGCTTGGCTTTGAATATTTGCACAGAAATGATTTGGTTCAAGTTCCACCCACTAATATCAGTGTTTCTGACCATACAAAAGCCCAGTCTTCTCCAACAAATCACAAAGTAAAAACAGTGATGGTTGAAGAAGTGGC
- a CDS encoding geranylgeranylglyceryl/heptaprenylglyceryl phosphate synthase, with protein sequence MENNIKNILSKNIKNGKKMLAILIDPDKADLNHLNKILAPHNLPKIDLILVGGSVLTKGNIDEVLSHIKSLTDKPCILFPGSPDQINPKANAILLLALLSGRNPELLIGKHVESALRLKQSNLEIISTAYILIDGGNQTTVSYISGTTPIPADKPGLAALTALAGEQLGKHIIYMDAGSGAKNPITQEVISTVRDLTTLPIVVGGGIRTAEGIKTAWQAGADIVVIGNMLESNPEFLELI encoded by the coding sequence ATGGAAAATAATATCAAAAATATTTTGTCGAAAAATATCAAGAATGGTAAAAAAATGTTGGCCATTCTGATAGACCCCGATAAAGCAGATTTGAACCATCTCAATAAAATTCTTGCTCCGCACAATTTACCCAAAATAGATTTGATTTTGGTTGGAGGCAGCGTATTAACCAAAGGAAACATTGACGAAGTTTTATCCCATATCAAATCTTTGACAGACAAGCCGTGCATTCTTTTTCCGGGTAGCCCAGACCAAATCAACCCCAAAGCCAATGCTATATTGTTGTTGGCCTTGCTGTCCGGACGTAACCCAGAACTTTTGATTGGGAAACATGTTGAATCGGCTTTGCGTTTAAAACAATCCAACTTAGAAATAATCTCAACGGCGTACATTCTTATTGATGGTGGCAATCAAACCACTGTATCCTACATATCGGGCACAACACCCATCCCTGCTGATAAACCGGGTTTAGCCGCACTTACTGCCTTGGCAGGCGAACAGTTGGGAAAACACATTATTTATATGGATGCAGGTAGCGGAGCAAAAAATCCGATAACCCAAGAGGTCATTTCAACGGTTAGAGATTTGACCACACTGCCCATAGTAGTTGGCGGCGGCATACGAACAGCCGAAGGAATAAAAACGGCATGGCAGGCCGGGGCAGATATTGTGGTAATCGGTAATATGCTCGAATCAAATCCTGAATTTTTGGAGTTGATTTAA
- a CDS encoding dihydrofolate reductase produces the protein MKISIIAAVAKNDAIGKDNKLLWHIKDDLQLFKKTTLNHVIIMGRKSFESIGRPLPNRTNVVITRKKDYAPEKVQVFDSLNKAFDYFRKSENEIFVIGGGEIYRQSLDNADMLHISHVEVSVEGADTFFPKINWEEWKKVSEQHFEQSPENDFAFRYCIYERS, from the coding sequence ATGAAAATTTCTATTATTGCCGCGGTAGCCAAAAATGATGCCATTGGCAAGGACAATAAACTTTTGTGGCACATAAAAGATGATTTGCAATTGTTTAAAAAAACCACTTTGAACCACGTAATTATCATGGGCAGAAAGAGTTTCGAATCTATAGGTCGGCCACTTCCAAACAGAACCAATGTGGTAATAACCCGAAAAAAAGATTATGCCCCAGAGAAAGTGCAGGTTTTTGACAGTCTTAACAAAGCATTTGATTATTTTAGAAAATCAGAAAATGAAATTTTTGTTATTGGTGGCGGAGAAATTTATCGCCAAAGCCTTGATAATGCTGATATGTTGCACATATCTCATGTAGAGGTGTCGGTGGAGGGTGCGGATACTTTTTTCCCGAAAATCAATTGGGAAGAATGGAAAAAAGTAAGTGAGCAACATTTTGAGCAATCTCCAGAAAACGATTTTGCTTTTCGCTATTGTATTTACGAACGAAGCTAA
- a CDS encoding aldehyde dehydrogenase family protein, protein MSTGRLWVTPLGSETHGVISPIDGKKMASVVYATQTEYDHVVKVAGEAFLKWKEIPAPKRGDIVRKFGNKLRLRKRELAYIVCYETGKSLQEALGEVQEMIDIADFAVGLSRQLYGLTIQSERANHRMMEQWHPLGIVGVISAFNFPVAVWSWNALLAAICGDVVIWKPSEKAPLSAIAVQQVIREVLIENDLPEGIFNLIIGDYRMGEMMAKDAKIPLISATGSTKMGKRIGQIVGTRLGRSLLELGGNNAIIVSNKANLQNAVRAVFFGAIGTAGQRCTTTRRLIVHADVYDQFKKMLTDAYSSLKIGDPTLEENHVGPLIDKAAVKMFTSAIADVENQGGHIIFGGQVLKGKEFASGCYVTPCIAEAHNHFEIVQKETFAPILYLMKYRRLEEAIAMQNHAKQGLSSAIFTDSLQEAEYFLSHTGSDCGIANVNIGTSGAEIGGAFGGEKETGGGRESGSDAWKNYMRRQTNTVNYGNEMPLAQGIKFNI, encoded by the coding sequence ATGAGTACGGGTAGGTTGTGGGTTACCCCTTTGGGGTCAGAAACACATGGAGTCATTTCGCCAATTGATGGAAAAAAAATGGCATCGGTGGTTTATGCTACTCAAACCGAATACGATCATGTGGTAAAAGTGGCAGGGGAAGCTTTTTTGAAATGGAAAGAAATTCCGGCTCCAAAACGAGGTGATATTGTTCGAAAATTTGGTAACAAATTGCGGTTGCGTAAACGCGAATTGGCTTATATCGTTTGTTACGAAACAGGCAAAAGTCTTCAAGAAGCGTTAGGGGAGGTTCAAGAAATGATTGATATAGCCGATTTTGCCGTAGGTCTTTCACGCCAGCTATACGGTTTAACCATACAAAGCGAAAGAGCCAATCATCGAATGATGGAACAATGGCATCCATTGGGCATTGTTGGTGTTATATCGGCCTTTAATTTTCCTGTTGCTGTATGGAGCTGGAATGCTCTACTGGCCGCTATCTGCGGTGATGTAGTAATTTGGAAACCTTCCGAAAAAGCTCCGTTATCGGCCATTGCCGTTCAGCAAGTTATTCGCGAAGTATTAATTGAAAATGATCTACCTGAAGGTATTTTCAATCTAATTATTGGTGATTATCGAATGGGGGAAATGATGGCTAAAGATGCTAAAATTCCACTAATATCGGCCACCGGAAGCACCAAAATGGGTAAACGTATTGGACAAATTGTCGGAACCCGTTTAGGCAGGTCATTATTAGAATTGGGGGGAAACAATGCAATTATTGTTAGCAATAAAGCCAATTTGCAAAATGCGGTAAGGGCGGTTTTTTTTGGAGCTATTGGAACCGCGGGTCAGCGATGCACCACTACCAGAAGGTTAATTGTGCATGCCGATGTCTATGACCAGTTCAAAAAAATGTTGACCGATGCATATAGTTCTTTAAAAATAGGTGATCCAACTTTGGAAGAAAACCACGTTGGGCCTTTGATTGACAAGGCGGCGGTAAAAATGTTTACTTCGGCTATTGCGGATGTAGAGAATCAAGGTGGACACATCATTTTTGGTGGGCAGGTATTGAAAGGAAAAGAATTTGCATCTGGTTGCTATGTTACACCCTGCATTGCCGAGGCTCATAATCATTTCGAAATTGTACAGAAAGAAACATTTGCTCCAATACTCTATCTGATGAAATATAGGAGATTGGAGGAAGCTATTGCAATGCAAAATCATGCAAAACAAGGCCTTAGCTCGGCCATTTTTACCGATAGCCTTCAGGAAGCTGAGTATTTTTTGAGTCATACGGGGTCTGATTGCGGCATAGCCAATGTAAATATTGGAACAAGTGGTGCCGAAATTGGCGGAGCGTTTGGCGGTGAAAAAGAAACCGGAGGCGGCAGAGAGTCAGGTTCGGATGCATGGAAAAACTACATGCGACGACAAACAAATACAGTCAATTATGGCAACGAAATGCCTTTAGCTCAAGGCATTAAGTTTAATATTTAG
- a CDS encoding AI-2E family transporter, translated as MNSKQIFRFILGVLGLVFLGWFLWQVKSVVIYFAISIVLTLMGRPLMRLFDKLDIKGRKIPSWFSALVVLIVYLVVLVMFFEFLIPILSKQVEIIVGLDVDALLQEFNQPIVRIENWFKSMNINGVNRDEIRNQIVQYTNFSHLSDLFQGILSGLGSLLIGFMSVLFITFFLLKDRQIVNNIIDTLTPDKYLTKVHNIIEDTKDLLTRYFIGVAIQISIITAIVTIGLKIVGVDNALLIGFAAGIINIIPYLGPIIGATFGVALTLLTQFNGDINPSVGPLILKVLMVFSTAQLVDNFVLQPLIFSKSVKAHPLEIFVVIMVAGMIAGVVGMILAVPAYTFLRIVAKEFFQGYKVVQGLTKDL; from the coding sequence ATGAATTCGAAACAAATATTCAGGTTTATTCTTGGTGTCCTTGGGCTGGTTTTTTTAGGATGGTTTTTGTGGCAGGTAAAAAGCGTGGTAATTTATTTTGCTATTTCTATCGTTTTAACCTTAATGGGCCGACCACTGATGCGGCTTTTTGACAAGTTGGATATTAAAGGGAGAAAAATTCCCAGTTGGTTTAGTGCACTGGTGGTTCTTATTGTTTATTTAGTTGTTTTGGTCATGTTTTTTGAATTTTTGATTCCCATTTTATCAAAACAGGTAGAGATAATTGTGGGTTTGGATGTTGATGCTTTATTGCAAGAATTTAACCAACCCATCGTGCGTATCGAAAATTGGTTTAAAAGCATGAACATTAATGGCGTGAACCGCGATGAAATTAGAAACCAAATTGTGCAATACACCAACTTTTCGCATTTGAGCGATTTATTTCAGGGGATTTTATCCGGTTTGGGTAGTTTGCTGATTGGCTTTATGTCGGTGCTTTTTATCACTTTCTTTTTGTTGAAAGATCGACAAATAGTCAACAATATTATCGACACATTGACCCCGGATAAATATTTAACTAAGGTGCACAACATTATTGAAGACACGAAAGATTTGTTGACCCGATATTTTATAGGTGTTGCCATTCAGATAAGTATTATCACGGCCATTGTAACCATTGGACTAAAAATAGTGGGTGTTGACAATGCTTTATTGATTGGGTTTGCAGCGGGCATTATTAATATTATACCTTACCTCGGTCCCATTATTGGGGCAACTTTTGGAGTGGCATTAACCTTGTTGACCCAATTTAACGGAGACATTAATCCTTCTGTTGGCCCGCTTATCTTAAAAGTACTTATGGTATTCAGCACCGCTCAATTGGTTGATAACTTTGTGTTGCAACCGCTGATTTTTTCAAAAAGTGTAAAAGCACATCCGTTAGAAATATTTGTGGTAATAATGGTAGCCGGCATGATAGCCGGAGTGGTTGGAATGATTTTGGCAGTGCCTGCCTACACGTTTTTACGTATTGTGGCCAAAGAGTTTTTTCAAGGCTACAAAGTGGTACAGGGCCTAACTAAAGACCTCTAA
- a CDS encoding saccharopine dehydrogenase NADP-binding domain-containing protein, which produces MQATIFIAGSGGMGRCAALLLTHNSAMNCQIFLGDASDYQLISAKNWLESCQLDVSNIQYTNMNEVYEDVLMKCDVLLDCLPGNFAPQMARLAVKHNLHYANLTEYVKETAEIVELAKNASTGFVLQTGLAPGYVNVLAHKLYQDFMRDNPNSKADRMQMKVGALSKHAQSPSHYAFTWSPIGVATEYVKDAIVVKNYNRILVPALSGRGLITIDGVVYEDNYTSGGAANLPSHFEKLIKDIDYKTLRYPGHYQWVEDTLKNIPISDDRAKKLFDIMLETIAVVEDDVVIMYAAVSGKDKNGFLSNYEKSLRIKPIIIGGLTIRAIQATTASSLCQMAYYLVKNKPKGVILQTDIDVNEFLDGSYVKAVYEN; this is translated from the coding sequence ATGCAAGCAACAATTTTTATCGCTGGATCTGGAGGTATGGGTAGATGTGCCGCATTGCTGCTAACACATAATTCGGCCATGAATTGTCAAATTTTTTTAGGTGATGCATCCGACTATCAGTTGATATCGGCTAAAAATTGGTTAGAAAGTTGCCAACTCGATGTCTCAAATATCCAATATACAAATATGAATGAGGTGTATGAGGATGTCCTAATGAAGTGTGATGTTTTGTTGGATTGCTTACCCGGAAATTTTGCTCCGCAAATGGCAAGATTGGCAGTTAAACATAATTTGCATTATGCAAACCTTACCGAATACGTAAAAGAAACTGCCGAAATAGTTGAATTGGCCAAAAATGCCTCTACAGGATTTGTTTTGCAAACTGGGCTCGCTCCGGGCTATGTTAATGTGTTGGCACACAAGCTATATCAAGATTTTATGCGGGATAACCCCAATAGCAAAGCAGACAGAATGCAAATGAAGGTTGGTGCTTTATCAAAGCATGCCCAGTCTCCATCGCACTATGCTTTTACATGGAGTCCGATTGGGGTGGCCACAGAGTATGTGAAAGATGCCATTGTGGTAAAAAATTATAATCGCATTTTGGTTCCGGCACTTTCGGGGCGAGGTTTAATAACCATTGATGGTGTGGTTTATGAAGACAATTATACATCAGGTGGGGCAGCCAATTTGCCAAGTCATTTTGAAAAATTGATAAAAGATATTGACTATAAAACACTTCGCTATCCTGGTCATTATCAATGGGTGGAAGATACGCTGAAAAATATACCCATAAGCGACGACAGAGCCAAGAAATTGTTCGACATAATGCTTGAAACCATTGCGGTGGTGGAGGATGATGTGGTAATTATGTATGCAGCCGTTTCTGGCAAAGACAAAAACGGGTTTTTATCCAATTATGAAAAATCACTACGAATAAAACCAATCATTATTGGCGGTTTAACTATTCGAGCAATACAAGCCACAACTGCTTCTTCGCTTTGCCAAATGGCCTATTATTTGGTAAAAAACAAGCCAAAAGGTGTGATTTTGCAAACAGATATTGATGTAAACGAATTCTTGGACGGTTCGTATGTGAAGGCCGTTTATGAAAATTAA